Part of the Planctomycetota bacterium genome is shown below.
ACGTCCAGCACCCGGAACGTCGTCGAAAGGCCCTGCTCGCGCCGCACCATCTCGCCCTCGAGCTGCTCCTGCGCGAGGATCCGCGCCCGGCGCGTCGCCTCGATCCGCTTTTCGTTCGTCTTGATCGCGCGCACCGCCTCCCGCACCTCGACGAAAATCTGATTCTCGAGGTTGCGCTCCTGAAGGCGGAGCCGGCGCTCCTCGAGCTCGGCGCGGCGGTACGCCCCCCGCGCCGCGCTCCCCTCGAGCGGCCATTCGAAGACGAACCCCACGGACAGATCGCGGAAATCCGTGGAGCTCGCCTCGTGCGACGCCCCCTCGGGCGTCTCCTCCGTGCCGAAGATCTCCGCCCGGCCCGTCAGGTCCAGGCGCGGGAGCCCCTCGTTGGCCGCCTGCGCCAGGACCGCCCGCTGCGCCTCGAGCTGGAGCCGGATCTGCCTCAGCTCCGGCCGCCGCCCGAGCGCCTCGGCCGCCGCCCGGTCCACGGCCGCCCGCTCGTCAAGCTCCCCCTCCAGTCCCCGCGGCGCCTCGACCGGCACGATCCCCACGTCTTCCCGCAGAAGCGCCGGGTCCACCAGGCGCTTCAGGCGGTCCTCCGCGTTGAGCACCGCCGCCTCCGCCGTCAGAATCCCTTCCCGCTGGGCCGCCACGCCCGCCTCCGCCTGCGTCACGTCGATCCGCGGAACCACGCCGCGCTCGAACCGCCGGCGGTTGTCCTCCAGAAGCCGCACCGCCACCTCCAGGGACTGATCCCGGACCTTCTTGTTCTCGATCGCGAAGACCAGGTCCCAGTAGGCCTGCGTCACCTGAAACACCGAATCCGTCAGCGCCTTCTCGAACGCGTCCACCGACGCGTCGCGCGCGCGCCGCGCCACGACGAGCGTGGCCGTGTTGGCCTCGTACGAGCCGCCCCTCAGGAGCGGCAGCGTCACCGCCACCCCCGCCGACTGCGTCCAGCGCGGATTGAAGGGCGCGAAGGGATTGTTCGTCAGAAGCCGCGACGACCGCGCGAAGACGTCGTAGCTCGCCCCCCAGGGCAGAAGCTTCCGCAACCCCAGGGTCACGTCCGCCGTGTCCGCCTCCGGACGGGTCGAATCGATCAGCACGTTGGCCGGCTGCGAGATGCGCTCTCCGCCGTCCGCCACCGCGTACAGCACGTGGTCCCACGGCGCCCGGGCGGCGTAGACGTTCTGCTCCTCGATCCACGGCTGATAGCGCGCCACCTCGAGCTCCAGGTTGTGGTTGAGCGACAGCGCCACCGCCTCTCGGACCGAAAGCGGAAGCGTGCGCGCGGGCCGGCGCTCCGCCTCCCCGTCCCCGCCGCCGGCCGCGGCCATAAGAAGACCCAGAAAAACGTTCATCGATCGCCCTCTCCCGACGTCGGATCCGCCGGACGCTCCGATCCCGCGCCGGAAGCGTCATGGATTCGCCCGGCGTGCATCGTATATTATACGGGTAGGCCGCGCGGGAGAGGGGCGCGGCCTTCCGTTCGACGGGAGCCCGAATGACCGGCATCCTCGCGGCGATCCTCCCCCTCCTGGCCGCCCCCCAGGAGGAGATCGACAAGGTCCACGCGCGTCTCTACCGCAAGGCCGCCCCCGCCGTCGTCGCCGTGGAAGGCGGCCGCGAGCGGGGCTCGGGCGTCCTTGTGGACCGGCGCGGGATCCTCCTGACCTCCCCCACCGCCTGCGGCGCCTCCGCGCGCACCGTAACGGTCATCACCCCCGACGGGACCCGCTACTCCGGCCGCGTCCTGGGCCGCGTGCCCGAAAAGGAGCTGGCGGTCGTCCGCCTCGAGGCCGACCGGGAGTTCCCCTTCCTCGAGCTCGGCGATTCCGACGCCGTCCGTCCCGGCCGGCTCGCCTACGTCCTGGGCGACAGCTACGACAGCCTCCGCGTGGACGGCCAGCCCGCCCTCTCCGTGGGGGTCCTCTCGGGAACTTACGAGGTGTCCTCCGAACGCCCGCTCAAGATCCTCAACCCCTTCACCGGACGCGTCCAGGAGAGCCCGTACCGCGGAAAGGTGCTCGAAACCTCGGCGGCCGTGAATCCCCATCAGGACGGAGGACCGCTCCTCGACCGCGAGGGGCGGGTCCTGGGGCTCGTGACCCTGAGTTACGACGACGCGAAATTCACGGGCCTGGCGATCCCGATCAATGAGATCAAACCTCACCTCGAGCGGATCCTCCGGGAAGCCGAAGCGCCGCCGCGCGCCGCCGGCGCGCCCGCGGTGGCCGGCTGGCCGGGGGCGGAAGTCCGCGCCTCGGCCGGGGGGCTCGAGGTGACGCGGGTTTTCCGCAATGGTCCCGCGGAGCGGGCGGGACTGGTCCGGGGCGACCGCGTCACCGCCGTGAACGGCGCCGCGGCGGCCACCGAGGAGGAATTTCATCGGGCGCTGGCGGGCAAGGAGCCCGGAGACCGGGTGACCCTCACCGTGATCCGGGCCGGCGAGCGCCGGGACGTGACGCTCACGCTCGGCCGCCGGCCGCTTTACTGACGGGGGAGATCCGACGATGCGTCTGAAGCGGGCGTTCCTGGCGCTGGCGGCCCTCGCCGCGGCGGCCGCCGGCGGCTCCGCCGCC
Proteins encoded:
- a CDS encoding TolC family protein, yielding MNVFLGLLMAAAGGGDGEAERRPARTLPLSVREAVALSLNHNLELEVARYQPWIEEQNVYAARAPWDHVLYAVADGGERISQPANVLIDSTRPEADTADVTLGLRKLLPWGASYDVFARSSRLLTNNPFAPFNPRWTQSAGVAVTLPLLRGGSYEANTATLVVARRARDASVDAFEKALTDSVFQVTQAYWDLVFAIENKKVRDQSLEVAVRLLEDNRRRFERGVVPRIDVTQAEAGVAAQREGILTAEAAVLNAEDRLKRLVDPALLREDVGIVPVEAPRGLEGELDERAAVDRAAAEALGRRPELRQIRLQLEAQRAVLAQAANEGLPRLDLTGRAEIFGTEETPEGASHEASSTDFRDLSVGFVFEWPLEGSAARGAYRRAELEERRLRLQERNLENQIFVEVREAVRAIKTNEKRIEATRRARILAQEQLEGEMVRREQGLSTTFRVLDVQEDLAVARTNELKALIDYNLSLHRLDQVTGTLLEKHGIRLKDHLEPRVAVR
- a CDS encoding S1C family serine protease — protein: MTGILAAILPLLAAPQEEIDKVHARLYRKAAPAVVAVEGGRERGSGVLVDRRGILLTSPTACGASARTVTVITPDGTRYSGRVLGRVPEKELAVVRLEADREFPFLELGDSDAVRPGRLAYVLGDSYDSLRVDGQPALSVGVLSGTYEVSSERPLKILNPFTGRVQESPYRGKVLETSAAVNPHQDGGPLLDREGRVLGLVTLSYDDAKFTGLAIPINEIKPHLERILREAEAPPRAAGAPAVAGWPGAEVRASAGGLEVTRVFRNGPAERAGLVRGDRVTAVNGAAAATEEEFHRALAGKEPGDRVTLTVIRAGERRDVTLTLGRRPLY